CTTCAGCGCCAGCGGGATGGTGAGCCCGAAGAAGAGCCAGAAGAGCGTCGGGCAGAAGGCCAGCGCGAAGACGAGCCCCAGCAGGTAAGCACCGGTCACACCTGTGCCCGCCCGGCCGCGCAGCCGGGCGGCGAGCCGTTGCCCGACGCTGAATCGCGGACGCCACCAGGCGACCAGGACGAGGCCGACCACGATCATGAGCGGCCCGAGCACCTTGCGCGCGATCAGGACGACCGGGATCGACGCGGCCTGAAGCTGCAAGCCAGCGAGTACGACGGCGGCGCCGACGAGCGTATAGACAGTGACCTTGCCGGCAACGTAGGCCAGCGTCAGGGCGAACGCCCGTCCCCGCCCGGCTCGGCCCCCGGCGTAGGCGAGGGCGCCGAGGTTCGTCGTGAGCTGGCACGGGGAGGTGGCGCCGATCAGTCCGAAGATGACGGCGGTGGCCGCGGGGAGGGCGATACTGTCGGCCAGGTCCTGCAACCCGAGGACCAGGTCCTGCGTGAGCCCGCTCACCCAGCCGTACCAGGCCACGATGAAGCGACTCACCTCAGGCCTTCGGATAGGGCGTCGGCGTCGGGGTGCCGCCGTACTTGGCATCGATGGCACGCCGCACGTCGAGCAGCGACTTGCCACCGCCCCGCATGCGCGTCACGTCACGCGTGACGTCCAGACAGATGGTTCACGTCGCGGCATGGCTCGTGAAACTCAGCGTGCCGTCCGTGTTGAACGCCTTGATGTAGCAGTCGCGGTTGCTCTGGTGTCCGAACCGGTAACAGCCGCAGAAGCACGGCACGTACTGCAGCTCGTCGCCGTGCTCGACGGCATAGCGGTAGAGGTCACGGATCTCCCCCGATTTGGCGAACACCGGAAGCTGGCCTCGCGGCAGCCTCTGCACCTGGTCGCCGATGGCGTCGGTCGTCACTGGTGCCACCCCGCCGCCGCCCGACGCGGGCCAGATCTGCCACGCGGCGATGCCGATGGCTCCTGTGGCGGCGGCACCATAAAGAAGTCTGCGACGCGAGATCCGCCGCGCTCGTCGTCTGGTGTCCCTGGTCTTCATATCCATCCTCGAGTCATCGAGTGGACTGGTAGTCGCCGCGTCCCTGGCTCGTGCTCACGACTCCACGGCGCGCCTCGTCGAGCTTCGCGAGCAGCAGCGCCTGCCCGAGCGTGCCGATGTGCTTGTAGGTGATGCGACCTGCGGGATCGACGACGAAGGCCTCCGGCAGCCCCCAGACTCCGTACTCGATGGCGATCCGGCCGTCCGGGTCGCGGCCGTTCGGAAAGGTGATGCCGAACTCCTGGAGAAAGCCGCGAGCCCTCGGCTCCTCGTCCTGCGTGTTCACGCCGAGAAAGACCACGCCCTGCTCCTGGAGCCGCCGCCACGTCGCCTCGAGCGTGGGCGCCTCTGCTCGACACGGCGGGCACCACGACGCCCAGAAGTTGACGAACACGACCTTGCCGCGGAAATCGTCGAGCGCGCCCGCCTGCCCGTCGAGAGCGTCAGGGCGAACCCGGGCGCGGGACGCCCGATGATCGGGCTCTCGATGTAGCGAGGCTCCCGCGTGAAGCCATAGGCAAGCAGCGCCAGCACAGCGAGCGCGGGGACCAGCACTCCGGCCGCCACGAAGAGCCGCCGTCGCTTCATGGACGATCCGCTCGCTCCTCCGCTAGGAGCCACTCGACCAGGCGCCGCGCCTCCGGCGAGTTCCAGCTGCGTTCTCCAGGGATGCGTCCGACGATCCGTCCTTTCCTGTCGAGGAGCACTGTGCTCGGGTGGCCACGCACGCCG
Above is a genomic segment from Candidatus Methylomirabilota bacterium containing:
- a CDS encoding sulfite exporter TauE/SafE family protein: MSRFIVAWYGWVSGLTQDLVLGLQDLADSIALPAATAVIFGLIGATSPCQLTTNLGALAYAGGRAGRGRAFALTLAYVAGKVTVYTLVGAAVVLAGLQLQAASIPVVLIARKVLGPLMIVVGLVLVAWWRPRFSVGQRLAARLRGRAGTGVTGAYLLGLVFALAFCPTLFWLFFGLTIPLALK
- a CDS encoding PCYCGC motif-containing (lipo)protein; protein product: MAPVTTDAIGDQVQRLPRGQLPVFAKSGEIRDLYRYAVEHGDELQYVPCFCGCYRFGHQSNRDCYIKAFNTDGTLSFTSHAAT
- a CDS encoding TlpA disulfide reductase family protein codes for the protein MVHEATAALRGGRSAGPRARCAGAACLWLHAGASLHREPDHRASRARVRPDALDGQAGALDDFRGKVVFVNFWASWCPPCRAEAPTLEATWRRLQEQGVVFLGVNTQDEEPRARGFLQEFGITFPNGRDPDGRIAIEYGVWGLPEAFVVDPAGRITYKHIGTLGQALLLAKLDEARRGVVSTSQGRGDYQSTR